GTAGCGGACTGCTAGCACGAGTCAATTTTGCCACTCAAGTAGCACAGCGAGTAGTAGTACCGCAAATAGCTATTCAAAAAGAAGCCAGAAATAAAGCCTCTTCCCAAACCACAGTAACTAAAGAAGAGTCAGACGACCAAAATGGGACTTTGTTTGTACTTACAAATGTGGAAGAAAAACCAAAAGTAGCTGCCCGTGCTGTAACTCTCGGCAAAAGGGCTGATGGCAAAGTCGAAATTTTATCTGGTTTACAACCAGGCGATCGCTATGTTATTCGCAGTGGTAAGCCATTAAAAGATGGGGACGCAGTGCGTCTTTCAATTATTTCCGAAAAATCTTAGTCAACCCTGATGGGGAATCATACCAAGTTGCAATTAAAGATTGTATCTGTCATTGCGATCGCAACAGGCTCCGTGAAGGAAAGCAATCTCACTATGCAACTTAGTATCAACAGTAATTTTTGAAGAATAAATTAGAAAGATGCAGCAGGTAAACAACAGCAGCGGATTTAGTGTTAGCGCTATCTCCATCCGCCAGCACATTGGCACACTCATGCTCACTTTGGCAGTGATAGTTTTAGGTTTCTTTTTTATCGTTAAGTTACCCGTAGATTTACTGCCCTCAATTACCTATCCTCGGATTGGCGTGCGGGTACAAGCTCCTGGTGTCTCCCCAGAGGTAGCAGTTGATGAAGTCACTAAACCCCTAGAAGAAGCCTTTTCTGCAACAGAGGGAGTGATACAGGTTTTTTCTCAAACACGTGAAGGACAGATCAGTTTAGATTTGTACTTCCAACCAGGGGGAAATATTGACCAAGCATTGAATGATGCGACAGCGGCTTTTAATAGAGCTAGAAGTACCTTACCAGACACTATTGAAGAACCCCGCTTATTTAAAGTCGATCCTTCCCAGCTACCTGTTTATGAATTGGCATTAACCTCACCATCCTTACAAGGTGTGGATTTGAGAGTTTTTGCCGAAGAAGAACTAGCCCGTGAACTCGGTGTTGTACCTGGAGTTGCGGGGGTAGACGTATCCGGCGGAGTGCAAGAAGAAGTCAGGGTCAATATAGATTTAGATCGCTTGCAAGCTTTAGGTGTAGGTTTAACTGATGTCTTAGATGAACTGAGAGACCGTAATCTAGATGTTTCTGGCGGTCGAATTTTAGGTCGGAATTCAGAACCTTTAACCAGGACAGTTGGACGTTTCCAAAATGCTAATGAAATCAGAAATTTGTCGTTTGAGGTATCCTCTACTCCAGCTGCTAACTCAACCATCAGTTCCCCATCCACAGCACCCAAGCGCCGCGTTTATTTGCGGGACTTTGCCGAAGTTATTGATGGTTCAGAACAACAACGAGTTTACGTCCAACTCAACGGCGAAGAGGCAGTAAAAGTTAGTATTCAAAAGCAGCCGGATGCGAACACGATTAGCGTTGTTGATGGTGTAAAAAAACGTTTAGAAGAACTGCGGAAATCTGGTGTCGTTCCGGAAGGGACAATTCTGACACCTACTTTAGATGAGTCGCGCTTTATCCGCAATTCCATCTCCAATGTGACTAGTTCTGGTTTGGTTGGGACGCTACTAGCTGCGATCGCAGTTTTACTATTTCTTGGTTCCCTAAGACAAACTTTTATCATTGTCCTTGCCATTCCCTTAGCAACTCTTGCTGCAATTATCTTGATGGGGCTGTTTGGCTTATCGCTTAACGTTTTTAGTTTGGGCGGTTTGGCGCTGGGTGTAGGTATTGTAGTAGACAACTCCATCGTTATGTTGGAAAACATTGCCGAAGGCGCGGGGATGACTCCGGGTAAAGACTCAAAAACCCGCTTGAGTCAAGGTCAATTAATTTCCCAAGCCGAACAAAGTAGTCAAGAAGTAGAATCAGCGCTCATCGCTTCCACTAGTACAAACTTGGTAGCCGTCTTGCCATTTCTACTAATTGGTGGCTTTATCGCCTTACTATTCAATGAATTAATTCTCACCATCACTTTTTCTGTAGCCGCCTCAATATTAATTGCGGTGACTGTTGTTCCTATGCTCGCTTCTCGGATGTTGGGATGGCGATTTTCTAGCCGTTTAAGTGAATTTTGGCTGTTACGACAATTTAATCGCCGTTTTGATGCTGCTACAGGGGGATATGGTCGGTTTTTGGCTGGGATATTGCGTTGGCGATTAATAACAGTTGGGTTAGTGCTGCTTCTATTCGGCGGTAGTAGTTTGTGGATGGCTCCCCAAATTCCGCAAGAAATTCTCCCACGCATCAATACCGGACAAGCAAACTTAAATGCTCAATTTCCGCCTGGTACTCCTCTAGAAACTAACCGCAAAGTCATGAATGCGGTGAACGAAATTCTCCGCAACCAACCAGAAACCGAATATGTCTTTTCGACAATTGGTGGCGCTCTGTTTGGCAATACTACCAATGCTAATCCACTGCGGGGTTCTAGCAACATTACCCTCAAACAAGGTACTGATGTCGAAGCTTATACCGAACGTGTCACCCAGGAGTTTAATAAGCTGAATTTAGCAGGAATTCGCCTGCGCCTTGCTCCCGGTCAAGTCAGAGGTTTAATTCTCAATAACTCTCCTGTACGCGGTGCGGATGTTGACGTAATTCTTCAGGGAAATAATGCAGAGACATTACAACAAGCCGGGCGTCAAGTATTAGCAGCCTTAGAAGAACAAGCCACCTTAGCGAGATTTCGTCCCGATGCTGATGACCGTCAACCAGAAGTTCAGATTCGTCCTGACTGGGAGCGAGTTGCAGCTTTAGGGCTAACTACTCAAGAGATTGGCGATACAATTCAAACTGCGATCGAAGGTAGCGTACCAACTCAACTACAACGTGGAAATCGTTTAGTAGATGTACGAGTACAGTTAAATGAAAGTTCTGTACAGGAACCTTCGCAATTAGAAAGATTGCCTTTATTTGTCGAGAACAATCGCCAAGTCCGCTTGAGCGATGTGGCTAAAATTGTCGAAGCTCAAGCACCTGGAGAAGTTCAAAGAATTAATCAACGTCAGGTTTTCCTAATTGCTGGTAACTTGAGTGAAGGTGCAAGTCTGAGTGATGCCCTAGCACAGGTAAATAACGTGCTAAATAATTTAGATTTACCTGAGGGTATCAGTATTTTGCCCAGTTCAGCCGTTGAATCTAATCAACAACTGCAAAACTCACTACAACTTTTAGGAGGATTAGCTACCTTTTTAGTCTTCGTCGTCATGGCGGTGCAATACAATTCCCTGATTGACCCCTTGGTAATCATGTTTACAATTCCCTTGGCATTAGCTGGGGGTATTTTCGGTCTTTACATTACCAAAACAGCCATTGGCGCAACTGTCATCGTTGGCGCAGTTTTGTTAGTAGGTATTGTTGTTAACAATGCCATCATCATGGTTGAACTGGCAAATCAAATTCTGGAAAGAGAGAAAGTTGACCGGAAAACGGCGATTTTAAAAGCTGCGCCGCAACGCTTGCGACCAGTATTAATGACGACAATAACTACTGTTTTAGGAATGTTTCCCTTAGCTTTAGGAATTGGTGAAGGTTCAGAATTTTTGCAACCTCTGGGTGTAGTAGTTTTTTCGGGTTTGTCTTTAGCTACAGTGCTGACTCTGTTTATTATTCCTTGTTTTTATACTCTGCTACACGATATTTTCGATTGGGGTTGGATGAAGCCAATTTTTCTGCGACTGGATTTATTGCGGAAAAATTTTTACTAAATTCTCACTAGTGCTGAATCCAAGTTTGAACATTAAACCACAGATAAATATTGGTATTTATCTGTGGTTATTTTTTGTCAGATTAGGATTTCTGCAACCGATAGAACGCCTAAAGCTCTATGCAATAAATTTTTTTCAATCCAAAATGTATGATACTTGTCCGCTATCCCAAACTAGTATTAATCAACACCAACTTTTGCAAATAAGAATTAGAGCGATTTAAACGGCGAGAGAAGACAGCAGTCACTAAAAGCCACCAAGCAACAGGAGAAAAAATCGCTGGATATACCATAGTCAGAAATAGCTTTAGCTGTCCTTGCTTCAATGCCACCAAAGACCAGTGTAGTCTGAGATAATTTTTGGTATTCTCAAACTTGGGCAGATGCGATCGGTGCTTTTGATCGACTAAAGCGTAAATCTTCTCCTTCATCAAAATATTTGTCTCTAACCGTTTAAAAAGAGAGAACTTTTGATTGTAAGCACCAGGCCAAATTGTGCGGTAAGCAAGACATTGATTTAGAAAGATAGCATCGCCAAACTGAGCAATGCGTATCCAAGAATCAATGTCATCACAGTTAGCATCCAGATGGGAATCCCAACCACCTGTTTGCAAAAAAGCGTCGCGATGACAAGCTACTTGAACAGGGGTACCAAAAGGTACAAGCTCTAAGAGCATACCGTAATGAATATCAGCTTGGGGAATATAAAAAGCTAACCCCGGGCCAAATTCTGTGGTACGGCTGAGTTCAACTTCATTACTATCTACTTGAGCCGCAATACAAGAACAGATGACAGCAGTAGGATGAAGTGAGATAACCTTTGCCATCTCTTCTAGACAATTGGGAGCAAGGTAGTCGTCATCATCCAAAAATTTAATCCAGTCGCCGCTAGCTTTTTCAACTCCTGCATTTACCGTAGCAGCATGACCTTTGTTCGCTTCGTTGCGATGATAAACAACAGAGTTACCTAAGCTTTTGAGATAAGTTTCAGTTTCATCAGATGAACAGTCATCAGCAACCACGACTTCACAGGGAATGGTTTGCTTCAGAACTGAGTCAATTGCTCGGCGCAGTAAGTTTACGCGATTGTAAGTAGTAATAACAACACTGAACTTCATATTTTAACAGTAATTAGTTGGGGATTTAGTTCCGCAAATTCTTTAGGAAGAAGGAGTCTAGACAAATTTTGGGCTAAAGAATCAAACCCAAGGCTAAGTTAGGTAAAACACAATCAATATAGAGTTACCAATTACACCAGTTATAACCTCGTAATTTTGTATTTCCAATCACTGGACTGTCAGGGTGAAATAGATTTATGATTAACGATCGTGAGTTTTTGAAAGTAGACAATGAACGCTCAAGAAATCATCCGTTCCATTGAAGCGGAACAACTAAAATCGAATCTGCCCGAAATTTATGTAGGCGATACAGTAAAAGTCGGCGTCAAGATTAAAGAAGGCGATAAATACCGCGTCCAACCCTACGAAGGTGTAGTAATTGCCAAACGTAATGGCGGTATCAATGAAACAATTACAGTCCGTCGCGTATTTCAAGGCGTAGGCGTAGAACGGGTATTTCTACTGCATTCACCTCGGATTGACAGCATCAAGGTTATGCGTCGCGGTAAGGTAAGACGTGCGAAGCTCTACTATCTGCGCCAACGTGTGGGTAAAGCGACCCGGATCAAGCAACGCTTCGATCGCGCTTTGTAATTTGCGCTTACAAGTATGGGAGAAGCCTTAAAATAAAAAGCGGCATCTGCCGCTGACTTGCTTTCTAAACAAAATTAAGGTAATATCAGATTCTGATTTGCGTTAAACTAAAAGTAAGTTTAGCGCGATCGCTGAATCCAAGACAGCTTGTGCGCTCTTAGTTCAGTTGGTAGAACGCAGGTCTCCAAAACCTGATGTCGGGGGTTCAAGTCCTCCAGGGCGCGCTCAAAAGCAAAAAATCTAGCCCGAAATAGCAAGACAGCTGCTATATTAGCAGTTAGTATTGATGATTTCGGGTATAATTATTTTGCAGCTTTTTTGCTTCCAGATTTTAAGTTGGGATTGAGTCAAGCTGTAAACCTGAATCAAAATTAGCAGCGTCTAGCTGTCAAAAAAACGGGGGGATAAACGGCTGTGGCCAAAAAAAATGAAGCGGAAATCCCAGAAAACACAAATGGGTCAGCCTTAAATAACTTTATTCAAGGAACTAAAGAAGAACTTGAAAAAGTGGTCTGGCCAAGTCGCAAACAACTGGTGAGCGAATCAGCAGCTGTTTTGTTAATGGTGACACTCTCCGCATCTTTGATTTATTTGGTTGATGGATTGTTTGGCTGGGCAGCAAAACAGGTGTTCTGATGACTTTTGCAACAGAAGAACCACGCGACTCAACGTTGCAGTCAGAGGAAGCCGCAGAAGCAGCACTGAAAGAAGCGCGGTGGTATGCGGTGCAAGTAGCCTCAGGCTGTGAAAAGCGCGTTAAAACAAACTTGGAGCAGCGCATCCAAACCTTTGATGTGGCTGACAAAATTATCCAAGTCGAAATTCCGCACACGCCAGCGGTAAAAATCCGTAAAGATGGCAGTCGTCAGCATACAGAGGAAAAAGTTTTCCCTGGTTACGTGCTGGTGAGGATGATCCTGAATGATGATACGTGGCAGGTAGTACGCAACACCTCTCATGTAATTAATTTTGTGGGAGCAGAACAAAAACGGGGCAGCGGTAAAGGTCGCGGTCACGTGAAGCCAGTACCCCTGGGTCATTCAGAAGTTGAACGTATATTCAAACAAACTAGCGAACAAGAACCAGTAGTCAAAATTGACATGGCGACTGGTGATAAGATAGTTGTGCTTTCTGGGCCGTTTAAAGACTTTGAAGGCGAGGTTATTGAAGTTTCTCCAGAACGGAGTAAGCTCAAAGCCTTGTTGTCGATTTTTGGACGAGATACACCAGTAGAGTTGGAATTTAATCAGGTAGAGAAACAGAGCTAAATAAAAATGGCAAAGAAAGTAGTAGCGGTCATTAAACTGGCCCTGAATGCTGGAAAAGCCAACCCAGCACCGCCAGTTGGCCCTGCTTTGGGTCAACATGGCGTTAACATCATGATGTTCTGCAAAGAGTACAACGCCAAAACAGCAGACCAAGCTGGGATGGTAATTCCTGTAGAAATTTCGGTTTATGAAGACCGGAGTTTTACATTTGTACTCAAGACCCCACCCGCATCAGTACTGATTCGCAAGGCAGCAAAGATTGAGCGCGGCTCAAATGAACCCAACAAAAAGAAAGTTGGGAAGATTACTAGAGCGCAATTACAAGAGATTGCTCAAACTAAACTACCCGACCTCAACGCCAACGACATCGAAGCGGCGATGAAGATCGTGGAAGGTACTGCGAAAAATATGGGCGTTACCATAGCAGATTAGTCATTAGTCATTAGTCATTGGTCATTAGTAAAAGAAGAAATACAAATGACACAGGACAAATGACAACTGACAACAGACAAAAATTTATCGGGGGAGAGGCAAAGCTTCGGAATTACCCCAGGAGAGAAAAATGGCAAAAAAAATATCACGCCGCTTGCAGGCCTTGCAAGAGAAAGTAGAAGATAAAGATTATGCACCCTTAGAGGCGCTAGCTCTGCTGAAAGAAACAGCAACAGCTAAATTCCCCGAAGCCGCCGAAGCGCATATTCGCTTAGGGATCGATCCAAAGTATACAGACCAACAATTGCGGACAACGGTAGCGCTGCCCAAAGGTACAGGACAAGAGGTACGGGTGGCAGTAATTGCTAGAGGTGAAAAAGTTACTGAAGCAAGCAATGCTGGTGCGGATGTCGTTGGTTCAGAAGAGCTGATTGACGAGATCCAAAAAGGCAGAATGGATTTTGACAAACTCATCGCTACACCCGATGTTATGCCACAGGTAGCGAAGCTGGGTAAATTGCTGGGGCCTAGAGGCTTGATGCCATCACCTAAAGGTGGTACGGTGACATTTGACATCGCCAGTGCGATCGCAGAATTTAAAGCTGGTAAATTAGAATTCCGTGCCGATCGGACAGGCATTGTCCATGTTATGTTTGGTAAGGCATCCTTCTCGCCAGAAGATTTGTTAGTTAACCTGAAGGCGTTGCAAGAGACCATCGATCGCAATCGTCCTTCCGGAGCCAAAGGTCGTTATTGGCGCACAGTGTACGTGTCTGCCACAATGGGGCCATCAATTAAAGTCGATATCAGTGCCCTACGGGATTTGAAACTGACCGAAGCAGCATAATTTTTGTCAATAGTCATGTGTAACAGCACGGGACTAATAACAAAAGACAAAATTCAATAGACAAAGCCGGAGACAGCAGGAGCCAATGGCTTAAATTTCCTGCCGAGGTTAAAGCTCTAAATTGCCTGAAGTAGCACCCATGAGGGATTAGTTACTGTGGCAACAAGAGTCTTACTACTAAACCCCGGCCGCAAAAGCTGGGGTTTATTGTTTGGGTTGGTCAGAACAAAACGCACAAGTAGGGAAAATCGATGATTTTGCCCTAGGAGGTGAAATAAACATGGGTAGAACGCTAGAAAATAAACAAGAGATAGTAGCCGATCTCAAAGAAACTTTGAGTGAGTCAACTCTGGCACTCGTAATTGATTATCAGGGGTTAACAGTTGCTGAAATCAGCGACTTGCGGCGGCGGTTGCGTCCGAGTGGCACTGTTTGTAAGGTGACAAAGAACACCTTGATGGGTATTGCCATTCAGGATCAAGAACAATGGCAACCACTGTCAGAATTGCTCAAAGGGTCTTCTGCCTTTTTGCTAGTTAAAGATGATTTCTCTTCTGCAATTAAGGCTTACCAAGATTTCCAAAAAGCTACCAAGAAGACAGAACTTCGCGGCGGCGTTATGGAAGGTCGCCTCCTCAAAGAACCCGATGTTAAGGCTCTAGGAGACTTGCCATCTAAGGAGCAACTCATGGGTCAAATTGCTGGAGCTATCAACGCTTTGGCTACCAAGATTGCCGTGGGTATCAACGAAGTTCCTGGTTCGCTGGCGCGTGCTTTGCAAGCGGTGGCTGAAGCAGAAAAAGACGGTAGTGCTGAAAGTGCTGGCGAATAAACAGTCAAAAGTCAAAAGTAATGACTAATGACAAATAACTAATCAAACATCATAGGAGTTATATCAATGTCTGCTACAACCGATAATATTTTGGAACAATTGAAATCTTTGACTTTGCTAGAAGCTGCTGAATTAGTTAAGCAAATCGAAGAAGCTTTTGGCGTAAGTGCTGCTGCTCCTGTTGGTGTTGCGATCGCTGCTCCTGGTGCTGGTGCTGCTGCTCCTGCTGAAGCAGTAGAAGAGAAGACTGAATTCGACGTAATTCTTGACTCTGTTCCTGCCGATAAGAAGATTGCTGTACTGAAGATTGTTCGCGAAATCACTGGTTTAGGTTTGAAAGAAGCCAAAGATTTAGTGGAAGCTGCGCCCAAGCCTGTTAAGGAAGGTATTGCTAAAGAAGCTGCTGAAGATGCTAAGAAGCGCATCGAAGAAGCTGGCGGTAAGGTAGTAATTAAGTAATCAAAATTCCATTACCTGTTGTTAATTAAGGAGCCAAATTAGGCTCCTTTTTTTATCTTGCAAACTTAAAACTGTTTAGCTACACTGTTTAGCTGCCGACGGACTGACAAAATCATGTAAGTCCGCATCCCAAATACTAATGTAAATAAAATCACAGTTTTGGCGAACAATCTGACCCTTCACCGACCCTTGGGAAAACTGAAAATTATCAGACTGACGACTTTGGATTTTTTGTAGTCCCTGCCTAATCTCTTCATTGGCTTGACCGCCTAACATTCCCTCTAAAGTACTCTGCATTACCTGCGGTTCTACCGATT
The genomic region above belongs to Calothrix sp. NIES-2098 and contains:
- a CDS encoding acriflavin resistance protein — its product is MQQVNNSSGFSVSAISIRQHIGTLMLTLAVIVLGFFFIVKLPVDLLPSITYPRIGVRVQAPGVSPEVAVDEVTKPLEEAFSATEGVIQVFSQTREGQISLDLYFQPGGNIDQALNDATAAFNRARSTLPDTIEEPRLFKVDPSQLPVYELALTSPSLQGVDLRVFAEEELARELGVVPGVAGVDVSGGVQEEVRVNIDLDRLQALGVGLTDVLDELRDRNLDVSGGRILGRNSEPLTRTVGRFQNANEIRNLSFEVSSTPAANSTISSPSTAPKRRVYLRDFAEVIDGSEQQRVYVQLNGEEAVKVSIQKQPDANTISVVDGVKKRLEELRKSGVVPEGTILTPTLDESRFIRNSISNVTSSGLVGTLLAAIAVLLFLGSLRQTFIIVLAIPLATLAAIILMGLFGLSLNVFSLGGLALGVGIVVDNSIVMLENIAEGAGMTPGKDSKTRLSQGQLISQAEQSSQEVESALIASTSTNLVAVLPFLLIGGFIALLFNELILTITFSVAASILIAVTVVPMLASRMLGWRFSSRLSEFWLLRQFNRRFDAATGGYGRFLAGILRWRLITVGLVLLLFGGSSLWMAPQIPQEILPRINTGQANLNAQFPPGTPLETNRKVMNAVNEILRNQPETEYVFSTIGGALFGNTTNANPLRGSSNITLKQGTDVEAYTERVTQEFNKLNLAGIRLRLAPGQVRGLILNNSPVRGADVDVILQGNNAETLQQAGRQVLAALEEQATLARFRPDADDRQPEVQIRPDWERVAALGLTTQEIGDTIQTAIEGSVPTQLQRGNRLVDVRVQLNESSVQEPSQLERLPLFVENNRQVRLSDVAKIVEAQAPGEVQRINQRQVFLIAGNLSEGASLSDALAQVNNVLNNLDLPEGISILPSSAVESNQQLQNSLQLLGGLATFLVFVVMAVQYNSLIDPLVIMFTIPLALAGGIFGLYITKTAIGATVIVGAVLLVGIVVNNAIIMVELANQILEREKVDRKTAILKAAPQRLRPVLMTTITTVLGMFPLALGIGEGSEFLQPLGVVVFSGLSLATVLTLFIIPCFYTLLHDIFDWGWMKPIFLRLDLLRKNFY
- the nusG gene encoding transcription antitermination protein NusG, translated to MTFATEEPRDSTLQSEEAAEAALKEARWYAVQVASGCEKRVKTNLEQRIQTFDVADKIIQVEIPHTPAVKIRKDGSRQHTEEKVFPGYVLVRMILNDDTWQVVRNTSHVINFVGAEQKRGSGKGRGHVKPVPLGHSEVERIFKQTSEQEPVVKIDMATGDKIVVLSGPFKDFEGEVIEVSPERSKLKALLSIFGRDTPVELEFNQVEKQS
- a CDS encoding glycosyl transferase family protein gives rise to the protein MKFSVVITTYNRVNLLRRAIDSVLKQTIPCEVVVADDCSSDETETYLKSLGNSVVYHRNEANKGHAATVNAGVEKASGDWIKFLDDDDYLAPNCLEEMAKVISLHPTAVICSCIAAQVDSNEVELSRTTEFGPGLAFYIPQADIHYGMLLELVPFGTPVQVACHRDAFLQTGGWDSHLDANCDDIDSWIRIAQFGDAIFLNQCLAYRTIWPGAYNQKFSLFKRLETNILMKEKIYALVDQKHRSHLPKFENTKNYLRLHWSLVALKQGQLKLFLTMVYPAIFSPVAWWLLVTAVFSRRLNRSNSYLQKLVLINTSLG
- the rplS gene encoding 50S ribosomal protein L19 is translated as MNAQEIIRSIEAEQLKSNLPEIYVGDTVKVGVKIKEGDKYRVQPYEGVVIAKRNGGINETITVRRVFQGVGVERVFLLHSPRIDSIKVMRRGKVRRAKLYYLRQRVGKATRIKQRFDRAL
- a CDS encoding 50S ribosomal protein L7/L12; this translates as MSATTDNILEQLKSLTLLEAAELVKQIEEAFGVSAAAPVGVAIAAPGAGAAAPAEAVEEKTEFDVILDSVPADKKIAVLKIVREITGLGLKEAKDLVEAAPKPVKEGIAKEAAEDAKKRIEEAGGKVVIK
- the rplA gene encoding 50S ribosomal protein L1, producing the protein MAKKISRRLQALQEKVEDKDYAPLEALALLKETATAKFPEAAEAHIRLGIDPKYTDQQLRTTVALPKGTGQEVRVAVIARGEKVTEASNAGADVVGSEELIDEIQKGRMDFDKLIATPDVMPQVAKLGKLLGPRGLMPSPKGGTVTFDIASAIAEFKAGKLEFRADRTGIVHVMFGKASFSPEDLLVNLKALQETIDRNRPSGAKGRYWRTVYVSATMGPSIKVDISALRDLKLTEAA
- the rplK gene encoding 50S ribosomal protein L11, with the translated sequence MAKKVVAVIKLALNAGKANPAPPVGPALGQHGVNIMMFCKEYNAKTADQAGMVIPVEISVYEDRSFTFVLKTPPASVLIRKAAKIERGSNEPNKKKVGKITRAQLQEIAQTKLPDLNANDIEAAMKIVEGTAKNMGVTIAD
- a CDS encoding preprotein translocase subunit SecE, yielding MAKKNEAEIPENTNGSALNNFIQGTKEELEKVVWPSRKQLVSESAAVLLMVTLSASLIYLVDGLFGWAAKQVF
- the rplJ gene encoding 50S ribosomal protein L10, whose translation is MGRTLENKQEIVADLKETLSESTLALVIDYQGLTVAEISDLRRRLRPSGTVCKVTKNTLMGIAIQDQEQWQPLSELLKGSSAFLLVKDDFSSAIKAYQDFQKATKKTELRGGVMEGRLLKEPDVKALGDLPSKEQLMGQIAGAINALATKIAVGINEVPGSLARALQAVAEAEKDGSAESAGE